A stretch of DNA from Pseudonocardia hierapolitana:
GATCTCGTCGGAGAGAGCGTCGAGGCAACGGGCGCACTCGCCGGACAGCGGCGCGTGCACCGTGCCGGAGACGTACACACCCTCGGTGACCGACTCCAGCCGGACGTCGAGCTCGATCGGCGCGCTCTCGGGAACGGCGATCGTCTCCAGTCCGAGGCGCGCGGGGCCGGCCGGCGCCGGGATGCGCCTGCTGTAGGCGCGCATGTTCCCGGGACGGCGCCCCAGCTCCCGCGTGGCGAAGACCCACGGGCTGGCCGGGTCGGGACGGCCGGGATGGGGGTGGTGCGTGCTCACGTGTCCAGAGTAGGCCCGCCACGCGCCGGCAGGTCGGCGGCGCCGGTTGCGGAAATCGGTCGGCGGAGCACACCGGCGCGAATATCGTCGCCGGGTGCCCGACGCGATCTTCGCTCACCCCGCCTGGCACCCGTCTAGGTGTACTGACTCGGGAGGTTGTTGACGGTCATGCGGCGAGTCGGGTGATCGGAGGGCGGCCGCCGAGGGCGGAGTGGGCGCGTCGAGTGTTGTAGTGCTCGACCCAGCTGTCCAGGGCGGTGAGCCGGTCGTGGTTGGACAGCCAGGGTTGGGCGTAGGCGAACTCGGTCAGCAGGGTGCGGTTGAGCCGTTCAGCTTTGCCGTTGGTCCAGGGGCAGCCGGGTTTGGTGAACCGGCGCCGGATCCCGAGCGCGACACACACCGCCCGCCAGTCCTGCCCGATCCGGTAGACCTTGGCGTTGTCGGTCAGGACCCGCAGCACTCGCACGCCGTGCTCACGGAACCAGGCCACGGCCCGGTGCAGGAACCCGGCGCAGGTGGTGTCGCGTTCGTCGGGCAGCGCTTCGATGTAGGCCAGCCGGGAGTGGTCATCGACCGCGACGTGCAGGTAGTCGTAGCCGATCCCGCGCCCGATTCCGCGCCCGATTCCGCTCTGGCGGGCTTCTCGGCGCCCGTGCAGCCGCCAGCCGCCGCCGTCAGGGACCCGGCCCAACTTCTTGACATCGATGTGGATCAGATCCCCGGGGTGGGGGCGTTCGTAGCGGATCCCGCAGTGGCGGCGCCGGACCGGTGCGCCGGTGATCGGGTCGATCGCGGCCAGGTGCGGCACCTGGTGGCGGGCCAGCACCCGGCCGACGGTGGAGGCGACCAGGCCGAGCTCGCCGGCCAGGAACACCGCTCCCCGATGCGCGGTGGCTCGCAACTCGAGGATGCGGTCCTCGATCTGTGCGGCGACGCGGTTCGGGCTGGTGTGCGGCCGCGACGAGCGGTCGGCAAGTCCGTCCCAGCCCTCCTCGCGGTAGCGGCGGACCCACTTGTGCACCGTCGCTCGGGAGACGCCGAGTTGCTCGGCGATCCGCGCCGCTGGCCACCCGGCGAGGAAGCGTTCGACGATGAGCCGCCGCGCAAAGACGGTGGTGCGGGCGTTACGGTGCGCCACGAGGACCTCCTGGGCCTGGAGCGAGTGCGTGAGACACACCCACTCCGCCCGGAGGTCCTCCCTCGATCAAGCCGACACGCTGACCGAACTGTCAACAACGTCCTGAGTCGCTACATCTAGGGACGGCGAGGCCGGCTCCATCGGATAGCGTTCCCCGGTGCCCTTGATCCAGAGCTGCACCGTCGAGGATCCGCTGCACGGCGTGGTGATCGTCCACACCGACGTCGAGCGGGGACGGGTCGAGGTCGCAGGCGATGGCTTCCCCGCGGTGCACCTGCGCCGGTCGGGGACCGCCGAGGTGTCCGCCTACGTGCCGATCGGCACCCGCGACCCCGCACACCTCACGCTCACGGTCGACGGGACGCCGGCCACGCTCATCCCCGGGCGGGGCCGGTTCACCCGCGGCTCGTTCCGGGTGGACACCCACGTGGAGGGCGTCCACTACCACTTCCGCCCCTCCGACGAGGACGGCAGCCTGCTCTCCCGCGACGGCCGACGGCTGGGCGAGCTGATGCTGGAGCCGGAGACGGTGGAGCTGATGGCGGTGTGGACGCCCGGCGCCGACGTCCGGCCGCAGGACGCCGCCATCGGCTACGCGCTGGCCACCGCGTTCGGGACGGGGGCGGAGAGCACGCTGACGATGCTGATCCACACGCTCACC
This window harbors:
- a CDS encoding YceD family protein: MSTHHPHPGRPDPASPWVFATRELGRRPGNMRAYSRRIPAPAGPARLGLETIAVPESAPIELDVRLESVTEGVYVSGTVHAPLSGECARCLDALSDEIDVELSELFAYPDSVTDETTDADELPRVVDELVDVEQIVRDAVVLALPLAPLCRDDCAGLCPDCGEKWVDLAPDHGHETLDPRWAALQERLSAD
- a CDS encoding IS481 family transposase, with product MAHRNARTTVFARRLIVERFLAGWPAARIAEQLGVSRATVHKWVRRYREEGWDGLADRSSRPHTSPNRVAAQIEDRILELRATAHRGAVFLAGELGLVASTVGRVLARHQVPHLAAIDPITGAPVRRRHCGIRYERPHPGDLIHIDVKKLGRVPDGGGWRLHGRREARQSGIGRGIGRGIGYDYLHVAVDDHSRLAYIEALPDERDTTCAGFLHRAVAWFREHGVRVLRVLTDNAKVYRIGQDWRAVCVALGIRRRFTKPGCPWTNGKAERLNRTLLTEFAYAQPWLSNHDRLTALDSWVEHYNTRRAHSALGGRPPITRLAA